The Atlantibacter hermannii genomic interval TGGTTCTGGATCACCTCACGGTTGATGGGGTCCACCGCGCCAAAGGGTTCATCCATCAGCAGTACCGGCGGATCGGCCGCAAGGGCACGGATAACCCCGATACGCTGCTGTTGCCCGCCAGACATCTCCTTCGGATAGCGGTGCAGGTATTTTTTCGGGTCGAGCGCCACCATATCCATCAGTTCCGCCGCCCGCGCCTGGTACCGGGCTTTATCCCAGCCCAGCATCCGGGGCACTACGGTAATATTCTCTTCAATGGTCATATTCGGGAACAGACCGATTTGCTGAATCACGTAGCCGATATTGCGGCGCAGCGTAACCGTATCCATCTCACTGGTGTTTTTACCGTTAATGAGAATGTTGCCGCTGCTGGGGGCGATAAGCCGGTTAATCATCTTTAACGTCGTGGTCTTGCCGCAACCGGAAGGGCCCAGCAATACGCACATTTCGCCTTCCGGCACGTTCAGGTTGACGTTATCCACGGCCTTAATGGTTTGGCCATTTTTCTGGGTAAATTGTTTGGTCAGGTTTTCCAGTTTTATCATTATCGTATCCCCTTCGGAGTCAGCATCACCTGTAAACGGTGCAGCATCCAGTCAAGTACAATGGCCAGCAAACAAATCATGACGGCGCCAGCAATCAGCATGCGAATATCGCTGCCGCCGATGCCGTTCAGCAGCAACAGACCAAGCCCGCCTGCGCCAATCACCGCCGCAATCGCCATAACGCCAATATTCATCACCACTGCGGTGCGAATGCCGCCGAAAATCACCGGCAGCGCGATGGGGATTTCTACCCAGCGCAGGCGCTGCCAGAACGTCATGCCGATGCCGCGTCCCGCTTCGCGCAGACCCGGCGGCAGGCTTTCCAGCGCCGTATGGGTATTGCGAACAATCGGCAGCAGGGAATAGAGGAATACCGCTGTCACGGCAGGCAACGCGCCAATCCCCTGACCAATCATCGAAAACAGAGGGATCATCAGGCCGAACAGCGCGATAGACGGGATGGTCAGCACCACCGTCGCGATGCCCCAGCACCGGCGTCGCCAGCCATTTATGGCGCACGATCAGCACCCCAAGCGGAACGCCAATCACAATCGCCATGCCCACGGCTAACGCCACCAGCCACAGGTGCTGAAGGGTGAGTCCGCCGATGTACCCGGCGTTATCCATCATGTAATGAATCGTGTCCATCGAAGGGTCTCCTTAAAGCAGCTTGTGCTGTTGAAGAAATTCACGCGCGACCTTTTGGGGCGACTCATGATCGATATCCACCCGGGCATTCAGCGTGGCGATGACATCATTATTCAGCAGTCCCGACAGGGTGTTGAGCGCCTCGTCCAGGCCCGGATTGGCGTCGAGGATCGGTTTGCGCACCACTGGTGTGACCGCATAGCTCGGGAAGAACCCTTTATCATCTTCCAGCACTTTGAGATCGAAGCCTTTCACCCGCCCGTCGGTGGTGTACACCAGCCCGGCGTCCACAAACCCATCGCGAATGGCGTTATACACCAGCCCCGGGTCCATCTGGCGGATTTGCGGGCGGTCGAGACGCATGTTGTAAGCTTTCTGCAGAGGTTTTATGCCGTCGCTGCGTCCGGAGAATTCCAGGTCAAGGCCCAGCAGCCAGTTGTTTTTCGGGTCATGCTGGCGCAGGTAATCCATTCTTTCCACCATCTGCGACAGGGTGGTGATGTTCTCTTTTTCCGCCCGTTCGCGCTGCATCGCGAAGGCATAAGTGTTGTTCATGTCAGCCGGGTTCAGCCACACCAGCCCGAGTTTGGCGTCCAGGCGTTTCACGGTGTCGTAAGACTCCTGCGGCGTCATTCGCTTATCAATTTTGTTAAAGATAATCAGCGAGGTGCCGGTGTATTCCCAGGTGATATCGATTTGGTTATTGACCATCGCATTGCGGGAAATAACGGCGGCAATATTGGTTTTCGGCTGCACCGGGAAACCCTTCTTTTGCAGGTACAGAACCGTCAGGGCAGAGAGGATATGTTGCTCGGTAAATCCTTTGGTTGCGAGGACGATGGGGGCAGCCTGGGCAACGTTCGCGAAAAGCGCCAGCCCCGTTACGGCGGCCAGCAGGCGGGAAAACAGTCTCATGGTTCGCTCCTTATTATTATTATCAGGCAGTGTGCGGGCTCATCAGGCGGCCCAGACCGGCCAGCGCTAAATCCAGAATCATGGCAAACAGCGCCGTGGCAGCCGCGCCGAGGATCAAAGTGGGGAAGTCATTCAGATAGATGCCGGGGAAAATCAGTTCGCCATAGCTGCTGGCGCCAATGAGAAACGCCAGCGGGGCGGTTCCGACGTTGATCGCCGTGGCGATACGGATACCTGACAGCATGACTGGCCAGGCGTTGGGTAGCTCAACCTGACGTAACCGCTGCCAGCGGGTCATGCCGATACCTTTGGCCGCTTCAATCAGCGAGCCCGGTACGGAACACAACCCGGCGTAGGTATTACGGACAATCGGCAACAGAGACGCGAGGAATAAGGCGAATATCGCCGGACGATCGCCGATACCGATAATCACCATTGCCAGCGCCAGCACTGCCAGAGGCGGTAAGGTATTGCCAACGTTGAAAATTTGCATCACGTATTCCGCGAAACGGCGGGCGGCGGGGCGGCTCAATAAAATACCGCTGGGAATACCGACCAACAGCGCCAGCGCCATTGAACTGAATACCAGTTTCAGATGCTGTTGCCCGAGGTAGATCAAGTCCACCCGACGTTCTTTAACCGTATCCAGACCGACGCCCCAGACGATCAAACCTGTCACCAAAATGAGCGCAAGCAGCGCCAGCACTGCGCGCAGTGCAAGTTGTCTATACATTGCTGTGTGTCTCCCTGAGCACGCGTTATAGAATTGTTATGCCTTGTGTTGGCAGGGTGTTAAGAGCTATAGCAACGGGACGGGAATGATTCCAGTTTGTTAATCATTAACCTGGTAATGATTCATCGACCAAATCATTAATTTGGCCTTATAACGTCTGAAAAAAAGGCGGGTATAAAGAATTATCTTAAAGTCCGTAAATGGTAAGTGACGTTGTCACTAATAGAATGCTGGTTTCATCGGCGAAAAGTGGCTTGCGGTGTTCGGCAAATTTACAAAAGCAGGTTTACAAAACGTGAGTAAACGGTTTGTTAAGTAATAAAAAATTCCTTTCCATGATTATAAGAATACAGGGCGAGACACTTTATAAGTCACTATTTATGAAAGAAAATAATGCTCTTCATGGTGCTGTTGCTACGCATGGTGATCAGACCTGTTTTATTTATATGTGACATCATTCACGCAGGTGGAATAAAATATTCCTTACACTGAGTCATTCTTTGAAAAATATGAGGCCGCTATGAGCATCGATTTACGCCAACTACTCACCGAACGCCGCAATCCCGCCAGCGAGAATATCGACACCCTGTCGACACTGGAGATGCTGACGGTCATGAACGATGAGGATTGCCGGGTTCCGCTTGCGATCACACCTTATCTCCCGCAGATCGCAAAGCTGGTGGACCGCGTCGCGCAGGCGTTTGCTGAGGGAGGCCGGTTGATTTATATCGGCGCGGGCACATCAGGGCGGCTCGGCATCCTGGACGCCAGCGAATGCCCGCCGACTTTCGGAACCAGGCCGGAGCAGGTCGTCGGGCTTATCGCTGGCGGGCATAAAGCCATTTTAAGCGCGGTAGAGAATGTGGAAGACAACCGCGAGCAGGGCGAAGCGGATTTGAAAGCGATTAACTTTAGCGCCAAAGATGTGCTGGTGGGCCTTGCCGCGAGTGGCAGAACGCCGTATGTGCTCGGCGCGATGGCGTGGGCCCGTTCACTGAATGCCTGCGTGGCGGTAGTGAGCTGCAATCCGCAAAGTGAAATGGCGGCGCTGGCGGACATTGCGATTACTCCTGCCGTCGGGCCGGAAGTGGTAACCGGTTCGACACGCCTGAAAGCGGGTACAGCCCAGAAGCTGGTGCTAAATATGATCACCACCGGGGCGATGATCCGCAGCGGCAAGGTCTACAGTAATTTAATGGTCGATGTGGAAGCCACCAACGCCAAACTGATTGAGCGCCAGATTTCGATTGTGATGGATGCGACCGAGTGCGATCGCGCCACCGCCGAGGCCGCGCTGCAACAGTGTCATCGCCACTGTAAAACCGCCATCGTGATGGTGCTGACCGGCCTTGACGCCGCGCAGGCGAAAGCGGTACTGGAAAAAAACAACGGATTTATCCGTCTGGCATTACAACAGGCGTAAAGGAAACCAGCGATGGCCAAAATAACCCGCGAGATGATAGCCCGTATTACCCAGGCCGTGGGCGGCGGAAGCAACGTTGCCCATTGCGGCAACTGTATGACCCGCCTCCGACTTACCCTGCGTGACGATACCCGCGCCGATGTCGCGGCGATTCGCCAGATCCCCGGCGTGCTGGGTGTGATTGAAAGCGATGAACAGTTCCAGATTGTGCTTGGTCCGGGGCACGCCCAGACCGCGGCAGAGATGATGAATCAACATCTGGAAAGCGCCGCGGACGATGCGCCGGGCGCGGCGGCGGCACCCGCCAGCGACGCCACGCTTGATGAGATTGCCGCCCGGAAAAAACAGCAGTTGAAAGGTAAGCAAACCAGCGGCGTGCAAAAGTTTCTGGCGAAATTCGCCACTATCTTTACGCCCCTTATCCCGGGCTTTATCGCCGTCGGTTTGCTGCTGGGCTTCGCGACGCTTGCCGAGCAAATTTTTGTGCTGGGTAAGGCCTCGCCAAACAGCGTGCTGGTGGAAATCATCAGTTATATGAAGGTGTTCAGTAAAGGGATGTTCACCTTTCTGAGTATTCTCATCGGTTACAACGCGCAGAAAGCGTTCGGCGGTTCCGGCGTTAATGGCGCGATCATCGCCGCCCTGTTTGTGCTGGGGTATAACCCCGACGCCACAACTGGGTTCTATTCCGGCATCTCTTCCTTTTTCGGCCATACCATCGATCCGCGCGGCAATATTATCGGCGTGCTGATTGCCGCCATTCTCGGCGCGTGGGTGGAAAAGCGCGTGCGCAGCATCATGCCAGCCAATCTGGATATGATCCTGACCTCCGCCGTTACGCTGCTGATTATGGGCGCGGTGACGTTTATCGCGATCATGCCGGTGGGCGGATATCTGTTCAACGGAATGTCATGGCTGTTCCTGCACCTGAACGGCAACCCCTTTGGGTCGGCGGTGCTGGCGGGGCTGTTCTTACTGGCGGTAATGTTTGGCGTACACCAGGGGTTTGTTCCGGTCTATTTTGCCTTAATGGATGCGCAGGGCTTCAACTCGCTGTTCACCATTCTCGCGATGGCAGGCGGCGGCCAGGTGGGCGCGGCGCTGGCGCTTTACGCCCGCGCAAACAAAGAGGCGCTGCTGCGTACCCAAATCAAAGGGGCGATTATTCCCGGCATCCTGGGCATTGGCGAACCGCTGATTTACGGCGTGACGCTGCCGCGGGTGAAGCCTTTTATCACTGCCTGCCTGGGCGGCGCATGCGGCGGCTTCTTTATTGGCCTGGTGGCCTGGCTCGGGTTGCCGGTGGGGCTGAATACCGTATTTGGTCCGTCGGGTCTGGTGGCGCTGCCATTAATGACATCGAATAGCGGGATTTATGCCGGGATGGCGGTTTACGCGGCGGGATTAGCGGTTGCCTATCTGTCAGGGTTTATCCTGACGTGGTTGTTTGGCAGTAAGAATGTCGATCTGAGTTAAGCGGATGCCTCCGGCGGTGTGCCGGAGGGTCATCTTATTGCGGCTCGCTTTGCGACCCGTCCTGCCCGGCGGCAGCGCTGCCTGACGCGTTGCCGCTGCTGGTGCGGGTATAGAGGATTTTATGCGTGTCGTTCGCGCAGTGACCGACCACTTGCGCGTCCATTTGATCCACCTGATCGCCAGGCACAATGGTTAAGCTAAAACTGGTTTCCGAAACGCCATTATTGATGATGCGCTGTTGGATATCCGCTTTGACCCGTTCACAGGATTCCGGCGCGGCCAGCGCTGGCGCGGCGGCAAACGCCAGCAGACAGACAACCGGCAAGGCTAAACGCTTCATATCAGTCTCCTTTGGGGTGTGCTCAGGTCTAAGCATAGCATTCATAGTGTAAATCTCTGTATTTGCTTATATCATGAATGCTGATTTCAGACGGGAGGAAGCCCACGCGTGAAGCCACAGATTTTTATCATAGCGTTAACGGCAGCACTGAGCGGCTGTGACGATCCCCAGGGGCCCATTGCCTACACACCTGAAATGGCAAGTTTTTCAAATGAATTTGACTTTGACCCGCTGCGTGGGCCGGTTAAAGATTTCAGCCAGACATTACTGAATGACCATGGCGAAGTGACCCGCCGGGTAAGTGGCACGATGTCGAAAGAAGGGTGTTTTGATACGCTGGAGTTTCACGATCTCGATGCCAATACCGGGGCGGCGCTGGTGCTCGATGCCAATTACTATCTGGAAGCTGGCTCGCAGGAAAAACGGGTGAAACTGCAGGGAAAATGCCAGCTGGCGGAACTTCCGGCTATCGGCTTACAGTACGAAACCGACGATAACGGCTTTGTGGTGGCGGCGCGGGGGAAAGAGGCCTCGGTGGAATATCGCTACGACGAGGAAGGCTATCCGCTGGGCAAGAAAACCCAGGCTAAAGCATCCACGCTGGACGTCAAAGCCACCACTACCGGGGATAAACGTAAAAAACTCAATTACCAGTCGGTCAGCCTGCTGGATAACAAAGCCATTTCCCATGCCACGCAGGTCTGCAAATACGACGACTATTTCAATCCGGTGAGTTGCACCCTGGACGTGACGGACGAGAGCGCCACGCCACCGACGGTGCACCATTTCACCATCAAAAACACCATTGAATATTACTAACCCGCGGGCCTGCCGCGGGTAGCGCCGTTACTGCGCGGTGGGCTTTAAAATATTGCCCTGGGTTTTGTGTTCCGCCAGATATTGATGCTGGAAAATGCACATGCGGATGGTGTTGCGGTACTCGCCGTTAATAAAGAATTCATGAACCAGCTCGCCCTCAACCGTGAACCCAAGCTTACGGTAGATGTGGATGGCTTTAACGTTTTCTTTATCGACAATCAGGTAGAGCTTGTACAGGTTGAGTACGGTAAAACCGTAGTCCATCGCCAGTTTGGCGGCGCGGGACGCCAGCCCTTTACCCTGATGCTCCGGAGAAATAATGATCTGGAACTCGGCGCGGCGATGGACGTGGTTAATTTCCACCAGTTCCACAAGGCCGGCTTTATCGCCATCGCACTCCACCACAAAGCGGCGTTCGCTCTGGTCGTGAATGTGTTTATCGTACAGATCGGAGAGTTCGACAAACGCCTCATAGGGTTCTTCAAACCAGTAACGCATTACGCTGGCGTTGTTATCTAACTGATGGACGAAGCGCAAATCTTCACGCTCAAGCGGACGAAGTTTAACGTTGAGATCGCTGGGCATGGTAAATCCTTTTTATGCTGGTGAAACAAGGGCTCCTGCGGGAGCCCTGGGTCTTACGGTGTAATCTGGCGGCCTGTTCGACGATCCAGGCAGCGAAGGGTATTCGGTTCCCAGTAAGCGTTCACATTGGCGCTTTGCTGACATTTGTCCTGGGCGTCAAAGGCGACGTCCGCTTTATCCCACTCTTTTTCTGCACGCTTGTTAATTTTCTGGCGCAGCGAACGGGTGTCATTCCATTGCTCTTTATCCATCGCCGCATTCTGGCGAGATTGCGCGCTGTCGCCGGATTCGATGATCAGTCGATCGGTCTGCGCATGGAGCGGCGAAGCGATGGCAAACACACCAGCCAGCAACATCATAACTGCAGATTTGCCAAGGAGGGTTTTCATCATGGTTTCCTTTAAGGTTAAACAGTACGTATCGGTCGCCCGACGCTTTTATTATACCATTGCCGGGTCACAGAGCAGCACCCTTGAACAGATTATCAGGAATTAACTTCAACATGATTAAAACAACGTTGCTGTTTTTTGCCACCGCGCTGGCTGAAATCGTCGGCTGTTTTTTGCCGTGGCTGTGGTTACGGCGCGGGGCATCGGCATGGTTGTTATTGCCCGCCGGGCTTTCACTGGCGCTTTTCGTCTGGTTGTTAACCCTCCATCCCGCCGCGAGCGGGCGCGTCTATGCGGCCTATGGCGGCGTCTACGTCATGACAGCACTTCTCTGGCTACGGGTCGTGGACGGCATAAAACTCAGTTTATCCGACTGGCTCGGCGCAGGGATCGCCCTGTGCGGCATGTTGATCATCGTTGCTGGCTGGGGCCGCACCTAACTTAAATCCTCTCAAAACTGATGAAAATTTATGCAATCCGCGCGGTTGTTTGTGATTGCATTCATGTTTCTGTGAACTTCATACTTGTATGGTAGTAGCTCGGTTGCGTAAATTGAACGCAACTTAATACATGCCGTTCACGTTGTAAGGAAAAAACATGAAAATCGTCAGTGCTGAAGTTTTCGTGACCTGTCCGGGTCGCAACTTTGTCACCTTAAAAATCACCACCGACAGCGGATTAACCGGGTTAGGGGACGCCACGCTCAATGGCCGCGAACTTTCCGTGGCGTCATACCTGAAAGATCATCTGTGCCCTCAACTGATTGGCCGCGATGCGCATCGCATCGAGGATATCTGGCAGTTCTTCTATAAAGGCGCGTACTGGCGTCGCGGCCCGGTCACCATGTCCGCCATTTCCGCCATCGATATGGCGCTGTGGGATATCAAAGCCAAAGCCGCCAACATGCCGCTGTATCAACTGCTCGGCGGCGCGTCCCGTGAAGGGGTGATGGTGTATTGCCACACCACGGGCCACAGCATCGACGAAGTCCTGGACGATTATGCGCGCCATAAAGAGATGGGCTTTAAAGCCATTCGCGTGCAGTGCGGCGTGCCGGGCATGAAAACCACTTACGGCATGGCGAAGGGCAAAGGGCTGGCGTATGAACCGGCCACGAAAGGCGACTGGCCTGAAGAGCAGTTGTGGTCAACGGAAAAATACCTCGATTTCACGCCGAAACTGTTTGAAGCGGTGCGCAATAAGTTTGGTTTTCATGAACACCTGCTGCACGACATGCATCACCGCCTGACGCCGATTGAAGCGGCGCGTTTTGGTAAGAGCATTGAAGAACACCGCCTGTTCTGGATGGAAGATCCGACACCTGCGGAAAACCAGGAGTGCTTCCGTCTGATCCGCCAGCACACCGTGACGCCGATTGCCGTTGGCGAAGTTTTTAACAGCATCTGGGATTGCAAACAGCTGATTGAAGAACAACTGATCGATTATATCCGCACCACCATCACCCACGCGGGCGGCATTAGCGGTATGCGCCGTATCGCCGATTTCGCGTCCCTGTATCAGGTACGTACCGGTTCCCACGGTCCGTCGGATCTGTCGCCGGTTTGTATGGCGGCGGCGCTGCATTTCGATCTCTGGGTACCGAATTTTGGGGTACAGGAATACATGGGTTATTCCGAACAAATGCTGGAAGTCTTCCCGCATAACTGGACCTTCGACAATGGCTATATGCATCCGGGCGATAAGCCAGGTCTGGGCATCGAATTCGATGAAAAACTGGCGGCGAAATATCCCTACGAACCGGCTTATTTACCGGTAGCGCGTCTGGAAGACGGCACGCTGTGGAACTGGTGATCCGCACCTTATTTGACCCATGCTCGATTATGGAGAGCAGTCATGAAATTTATTAACGACAGTTTTATGATTAATAATGAACCCGGGCGCAAATTGTACCGCGAATATGCAAAAGCGCTGCCGGTTATCGATTACCATTGCCACCTGGACGCCAGAGAGATTTATGAAAATAAATCCTTCACGGATATTACCCAGTTATGGCTGGCCGGGGATCATTACAAATGGCGCGCAATGCGCGCCAACGGCGTCAGCGAAGATAAAATCACCGGCAATGCCTCCTCTGAAGAGAAATTCCAGGCGTGGGCAGAAACGGTGGAGTCCTGTTTTGGCAACCCGCTGTATCACTGGACGCACCTGGAGCTGCAATATTATTTCGGGATTGAAGATAACCTGGACACCACCAACTGGCGCGATATTATGTCCGCCTGCAATCGGCTGTTATCTCAGGATGATTTCAAACCCCGTGCGTTGATTACCCGCTCAAATGTTGACGTTATTTGCACCACCGATTCGCCGCTGGATTCGCTGGAATATCATCGCTTATTACGCGACGACGCGGATTTTACTACCCAGGTTCTGCCCACGTTTCGTCCGGATGATATTTTCGAAGAAAATCCGCAGCAGTTTGGCCTGTTTATCGAAAAACTCTCGGCGCTTACCGGCGTTAAAATAGTTCGTTTCGCCGATTTGTCTCAGGCAATGGAACAGCGAATTGAATATTTCCACGCGTCAGGATGCCGTATTTCCGATCACGGTCCGGTGGCAATTCATTATCAGCCCGCCACTGCGCAGGAAATCGAGAACGTATTTGCCAAAAAATGCGCGGGCGAAACGTTAACGCCAACTGAGCATACGGCATTAATTAGCGCCATATTCGTCATGCTGGCGGGGCACTATAAAAAGCGCCAGTGGTCGATGCAGATTCATTTCGGGGCGATCCGCAGTAATAACAGCCTGATGAAAGAGAAAATCGGCATTAATACCGGGTTTGATTCCATTGCCGATCAATGTCATCTGGCGCAAGGGTTAAACGGTTTGCTGGATGCGATGGCGCGAAATAACGCGTTGCCCAAAACCATTCTGTATAACCTGAACCCGATTTATAACGATATTGTCGCCACGACTATCGCCAATTTCCAGTCTGCTGATGACGGCGTGAAATCACCGATCCAGTTTGGCTCCGGCTGGTGGTTCAACGATACGCGCCGGGGGATGGAAAACCAACTTAACTCTCTGGCGGACCAGGGGGTGCTGATGAATTTCATCGGCATGTTGACCGATTCCCGCAGCTTTATTTCCTATACGCGTCACGACTATTTCCGCCGTATTTTATGTAATCTCATCGGCGGATGGGTTGAGCGTGGGGAAGTGCCGGATAATCCACAAATATTATCAAAACTAATAACAAATATTTGTCACGACAACGCTAAAAATTACTTCCGATTCTAATATCTCTGACCCTATTGAGGAGAGACCATGTCTCAGACCAAAAGAAAAATCACCATACCCGTCAGTATCGGATATGGCGTAACCGATATTATGGGTGGCGGCGCATTTACCGTCATTGGCGCCTGGCTGCTTTTTTTCTACACCACTTTTGTGGGCTTATCTCCGGTAGAAGCCGCGTCAATTGTTGCTATTGCGCGAATAGTGGATGCCATTGTCAGCTTATTTATGGGCAGTTTTACTGACCATTTCTATAAAAACTATTTAGGCAAAAAATTTGGCCGCCGCCGTTTCTTCTTATTAATCGGCGCGCCGTTAATGCTGGTCTATGCCTTGTTATGGTTAGACGGTATGACGTGGGGCTTTTATCTCGCGGTCTACCTGGCGTTTGAAATTATCGCCGCCATGGTGCTTATTCCCTGGGAAACGCTGCCGTCAGAAATGACCAAAGAGTTTAACTCGCGCACCAAAATGTCTACCTGCCGCATGTTCTTTTCGGCGACCGGGACCTTTCTGGCCACCTTTATTCCTGGCCTGCTGATTGGTTTCTTCGGGGAACATAACGCCAATGCTTATCTGATTAATGGCGTGGTCTTTGCCGTGCTGTTTATGGTGTGCGTCTTTATCTCCTGGAAAGTGACCTGGGAGCGCGATCTCACCCCGGAAATGCTGGCGGAACTGGAACGCCCGAGTGAAGCAAAAACCTTCCGGGAAAAACTGGCGATGCTGGGGAATCTGTTTAAAGACTACGGTTCAACCCTGAAAGTCCGTGCTTTCCGTAAACATCTGGCGATCTATTTGTTCTCCTTTACCGCGAAAGATGTTTATAACACCGTGTTTGTCTTCTTCTGCGTGTATTGCCTCCATGTGTCGTCGTCGCTTGCCGGTACGCTGCTTTCTATGAGTATTGTCGGGTTGCCGGTGACCTTGCTGGCGGGCATGGCGATCATTAAATACGGTCCGTCG includes:
- the uxaC_2 gene encoding glucuronate isomerase, giving the protein MKFINDSFMINNEPGRKLYREYAKALPVIDYHCHLDAREIYENKSFTDITQLWLAGDHYKWRAMRANGVSEDKITGNASSEEKFQAWAETVESCFGNPLYHWTHLELQYYFGIEDNLDTTNWRDIMSACNRLLSQDDFKPRALITRSNVDVICTTDSPLDSLEYHRLLRDDADFTTQVLPTFRPDDIFEENPQQFGLFIEKLSALTGVKIVRFADLSQAMEQRIEYFHASGCRISDHGPVAIHYQPATAQEIENVFAKKCAGETLTPTEHTALISAIFVMLAGHYKKRQWSMQIHFGAIRSNNSLMKEKIGINTGFDSIADQCHLAQGLNGLLDAMARNNALPKTILYNLNPIYNDIVATTIANFQSADDGVKSPIQFGSGWWFNDTRRGMENQLNSLADQGVLMNFIGMLTDSRSFISYTRHDYFRRILCNLIGGWVERGEVPDNPQILSKLITNICHDNAKNYFRF
- the uidB gene encoding putative oligogalacturonide transporter, which encodes MSQTKRKITIPVSIGYGVTDIMGGGAFTVIGAWLLFFYTTFVGLSPVEAASIVAIARIVDAIVSLFMGSFTDHFYKNYLGKKFGRRRFFLLIGAPLMLVYALLWLDGMTWGFYLAVYLAFEIIAAMVLIPWETLPSEMTKEFNSRTKMSTCRMFFSATGTFLATFIPGLLIGFFGEHNANAYLINGVVFAVLFMVCVFISWKVTWERDLTPEMLAELERPSEAKTFREKLAMLGNLFKDYGSTLKVRAFRKHLAIYLFSFTAKDVYNTVFVFFCVYCLHVSSSLAGTLLSMSIVGLPVTLLAGMAIIKYGPSRLYVFAYTVMMTCLLGLFLVYQFPTDNKVVLLVVLAAVYQVGRCVLEFTPWNVFPFIPDIDEMITRQRREGLFAAVMTFSRKTTVAIATFIVGLLLQSGGFVKGSQVQPESAVNMIASLLFIGTAGLLMLALWQALTFRLNKRTHKIFVDEVERLKANGAKSDVQPETREVVEDLTGYSYDMLWREGDASTVINNPELRMSRDI